From the genome of Gambusia affinis linkage group LG04, SWU_Gaff_1.0, whole genome shotgun sequence:
ttttttatgggTCGTTCATCTTTTTAATCAtgaggtattttttttgtttttttaaatctctgttcctttatttttcctgtCTTAGTGGTGCTATGcagagaaaaaagcaaaataaaaaactttacttGGCTATGGCTCTAGGGCTTAAATTCAACATGTGTACGAAGatttaatatttgaacatttaagtcaagttcaatatttttgatttgccAAACTTATATGAGTTGTCGATATgccatatttttaaacaacttccATCTCCAGTGTGACAGACATCTGCCATGTGTGAGAAAAGCGAGCTGAAGTGGAAAAGTGTCggctaaatgtttatattaaaacGGATCACTTGTTGCTCCATATTTGGGGAACTGCAGCCCTAAATAATCACGGCAATGCACACAGATTCCCAAAGTTTATTCACACTGTTAAATAACAGTATTTAACAGTATTACCATTCAAAACATACTAACTTAATGTAATCAGTCGTTATTTACTTTATAAACTAGAATAATATTCGTTCTGTGTGCACATTTAAAGTTACACAGCATCTATTACaggaaaatgttgcatttgacATAAATCATAGGTTCTTCTTACCAACATATTTCAACAAAGTTTCATCTAAACTGATGCTGGAAATTTTCTGCTATTAATACAGCCGTTATACGACAAACATTGCATAATGTTGCATGcttacttcctgcttttgttaTGAATGTCCTTCACATATCTTTACAACAGACTTACACagtaacagaaaaagaaaatcagctgCTGACAGATTATAGAGAAAAACGGCAAACCTGAAAAATTCTCGACACAGATCAGGTCCTATAAGAAAGTTTCCGTGGTGCAGATGCAACTTATTTGAATATTCCTTTGGAAAAGTTTCTTCTGTTTGATGTCCTTGCAGTAAAGTTGTTCACATCACAAGATCAGCTCCTAATCCTGCAAGACTTTTGTGCACTAAAGCAGTTTTTGCATGTGCATCTGCTCTTTGTTGAACAGGAAATATGCTTATTGGAGTGTTAAAGCTTAGAAGCAGTTGAGTGATGAGTTGTAGTTTCTTTCCCATGCCAGCTTTAACACGGCATCTCACTGaacagtcaaatgttttttttctgtaacgcATTGCATGCACGGAAATATGTTTGCCTTTAGAGTTAACTGTACACATTGAGAATAATATTTGATATTATGGACTAATTTCACACTAAACAGTAACTAcctttaatttatatttctgtccACACGTGTAGAAGATGGAAGAGTCTGTTTTTGGTATAAATAGTGCAGATTCATTAATAAAATTCTCGGTTCAAAAGTTGCTGAAGAGCTCCTGCTTCCTGCTCCAGTCCATAGGGGGCGCTCTCTTCTTGTTGCGGGTGGCGAGGACCTTTTGTCTCGCCTCAGCAGCAGTGGGACTCAGGCGCAGGCCGTTCTCCATGAAGGGGTCTGAAATGCGGCTGTCGTCATCTTCAGGAACCTGGAGTCCGTGCAAACAGGTCACGATTCGCTCCAAACTGAGAGCCGCTGTCGGCTTCATTCTTCACTcacctggaagctcatgtctGAGCTGCTGATCTCTGACTGGGTGGTGGAGCTCCTGGAGGAGTGAGACGCCGAGCTGCCGTTGGCTCGGGATTTCGGAGACGTGTTTGCGATGCCCGAGTCTGTCAGAGTGACGCTTATGACGGGCGCGTCCGACGCGGGGAGCTCAGTGGTCGGGGACGGGGTCGGCGGGGTGCTTTCTGCCCGTCTTTCATCCACGTAGACCTCTGTAGAAGTGGAAGCAAGCACAGTTCAGCATCGTCTCAGTGGAGTTGCGTGTTAGAGCTGGAGGGTTTGGTTGACCTTTGGTGTGGGCGATGGTTGGGGTAATTCCCAGTCTGCGGAAGAGTTCATCTGTTTCCTGGTCGACCACCAGAAGGCTGACTTCATCCCCTCTGGATCTGATGAGCGCCACCACCTCCGAGTGCCGCAGACCCTTGGTGTTTACGCCATTTACCtgagacacagaaaaaaagtcaagtttattcCTACAGCACAATTCAGCAACAAGGTGgtttaaagtgctttaataaaaacataatacaatcACCAactatgaaacaagcaataaatatttcattttgtcaaatgccttCAGTAAAAtcttcacacaaaaaaaaaaatcacatcaaatATGCTGATCAATGTTCTAGTTACAACTAATCAAAGACAACTCTAAACAAGCCTGCTTTAGACTTAATTTAGATAAACTCTGCATATAttcagttttctagaagtttgttctagatttgtggtgcatagaagctgaatgctgcttttccatatttggttctggttctggggaggcagagcagaaccagaagacctgagaggtctggaaggttgacaCAACGGCAGATGGTATTTTTGGTGCCATgtcattcagtgatttataaaccaacaatAAAGTATTATAAAGTCtcttctctgagctacagggaccCAGTGTTTGGACTTTAGAACTGGTGGGATGTGCTCCggcttcctggttttagtcagaacgcgagcagcagcgttctggatcagctgcagctggaggattcaattttttaggcagacctgtgaagatgctgttctagtaatcaatgtgactaaagacAAATGCACCTCGGTCTTAGGGGAATATTAGttctttaatcctggaaatgtccttcaggtgatagaaggccgactttgttaTTGTCTTTATGAATTGTCCCTGAAGCGTCAGGTCTGAGTCCCCCTCTACGTCAGTGCAGATAAGGTTCTGTTGGAAAGGGGAAGGCATCACTAGTGGTGAAACACGAGAGGCAGGGTGCAGTGCTGCGCAGAGAGTGTCTGTGATTTGAGAGGAAGTCGCTTTGCATGAAGTCCTTTCCTGCGTCAGCTCTCTCCATTTCCGCGTCATTAACCGAGCTCTTGATGCAGATGAGAGTGAAAACAAAGTCTCAACTGTGCAACACCATGACTGCTACACAAAAACTGGCATACAGGACCCTTCAAACCTATTAGCACCCCTGGTAAGGATGAACCAAAGCCTTAAAATCATCTCTTTTTTCGCTGCCaatattttgtccattttctcAATAGGAAAATTTCACATGGTTGGAGCATAAAGAGAGAAACATTATGCAGGGGGCACAagctaagtttttttttttttctgtgctacTTTTTCAGGACTGCACTACATGTTATCCAGCTGCAGTGTTTTCAGGATTTTCAGCATGGTGGCTGGTTTGGTTGGCGTTGGGTTCATGCAAGAATCTCCACTGAGTATAAAATCCACATTATTTTAACAGCATGAGCTTCCCATTTCTTAAAGAGTGGCCAAAAGGAAAAGTCCTCTGTGTCACGTTATATTTAGTCCCCATTTTCAGTGTAAGACAATATAAATTCAGTAGAGGCCTTTTTACCCATCTTTGCTGGACGTATCACTCAGGCTGGAGAGTACTGTGGATATCTATCCAACAATGTTCAAAAGAAAtgccagaaaaataaacaacatgcaACCCTGGGTTATTTATAAgactagaaaatattttttcctccaataaagcacttttaaaccctcctctttttttttttgtaagtaaGCACATCTGTCAGCTGTACCTCCACTAATCTGTCTCCAGTTCGGAGGCCAGCTCTCTCTGCTGGTGAGTTGGGGTCCACAGAGCGGACGAACTGGCCGCCTTTCTTCTTATCGTTCTGCAGGTTGAAGCAGTAGCCGTTCTCCTCCTTCACCAGGCGGCACAGACGAGGGAGGAGCTCCACCGTCGACTCAGGGATCGGCTCCACCTGCAGCGGATGGAACATCTTTGATGCTTAATGTCTGCAAATTAGTTTGATTTGAACCTTTAGGTATCTTTGTGTTGGTAAAACAAGAAGCTACAACTTATCCATATTAGCAGGAGTCTTGcattactttttctttgttttagaaaacatcaCATCTGGactggtttaaatgttttaatttaattaacccGTTTCCGTCCAGTTTTCAGGACAGTTGTTGCCTGGTAGATGTGCTGGTTCATGTCATTGACAGACAAAATACTTGTCAAGTTAAAGTTATTGTGAgtcaaagagattttttttaaattattgttattgaataactttaaaaaaatattaatcttattttgatttaatattgTTGATGGTTCTGGTTTACAGTTCCCTGCAAAGGTATTGACACTAGTAGAActtctccacattttgtcacatgatGATCTATTTTATAGGGATTGTAGTTGACAGATCAACGCAAAGTAGTGGATAATTgtccattttattcatttattgtaaaaaaattactgcCAGATGtttataaaatactttgttttgtttgtcataTTATATTTGAGTCTCTCAATGGCCGTTCCTTGAATCTAGGCTCAACTTCTGCTTTCAAAATAGTGGATAATTGCAACTGAAATGACATAtgattttcagttaaaaatattgatcagataaagaatataaaataaagttggGGTACGTCTCTGCCAGCTCTATTGGCCtcaaaactttattattatttttttcatacctgttctttgttataaaaatgttcaaactaaGTCAGGTTGAGTGAAGAGCATCTCTCATTATACATCTTCAGCTCTTGCTCgggattctcaattggatttatgCTCAGATTTTGACTGGACCGCTCTAAGACATGGATATGCTCCGATCTTAACCACTCCACTGTAGTCCTGTCTGCTTGTTTATGTCTTCTGAAGTGTCTCATGGCTTTTCTTCCAAAGTTTTCCTGCTACAAACGTATTCCCATCTACTCTGACCAGTTTTCTTGAAGACAAGCATGCTGATGCCTTTGCAATGTGTCGCTCCGGTGTGATGTCTTGAGATATGCAGGGTTAGTTATTCTGCTATAAATGACGTTTTACTCGTAGGCCAaatttttcaaagaattttaTATGGCTGTATCAGGGCAAAAagggctgaaaacaaatgcacaatacatttgtgacttttatttgcaaagaaaatatagCAAGGATGGTTCCTTGCATCAATGCAGGAGGACagactttgcaaaactaaagtAATAGATTGTGGTTTGTGattataacatgatgaaatGTGAGCTTTGCATGACACTGTGCTATCGTGGGATCGTTTGCTGCCAGGTTGACCTGGTGGTCACAAAGCTGACCGAAGTCGACTAAGTGGATCTGTCTGAGCCATTCCAGCTGATCCAGAGCTTTGTGTCCAGCAACAAGAGCTGACACTCTGCGTGACACCAGCCTGGACACCGACCTCCACAACAAGCCTCttgctgggtgtgtgtgtgagcctgaCATGCTGCAGGGGCTTTACGTTAGTCATCGTCCTGCAGGCAACGGCGCTTAGCGACCGTCTGGTGATGCAGCTGAGGATCTACCTTCACAGTGAACTGTCCTCAGGGCTGACGGGTCTATTTCCACCGTCAACAGCAGACAGAATGAAGGGAGAGTCTTTGTtgtgtgtgcatctgtgtaTCATATCAAGCGCACCGACCTGTTTGACACTTGCATTGTAAAGCTGCAGTTACGAAACAAAGGCTCTAAATGACCAGACAATGACATGCCTGCTTGTTTTCAGCAACCTGTTCATCGCGCTGTCCTGTGAAGTAGCTTCATCTGAACAACAAACTCAAGCCACACGCATGGCTCAGCTGTAAAGagctaatatgttttttttatgttttaaaagaaagagagaaaaaaaaagcatttttaatacagTATGTAGTCATAATAATCCCTTCAGTTATTGCTAATCATGACACAGAATAATTTATGACGGCATTTGCAGAGCCCTCTAAAAGTACACACACATTTCATCCACAAATTGCAACATAAGTTTATCTTCAGCCAacagtgctttaaaaaaaatcagctacagctgatccggaacgctgctgctcgcgttctcactaaaaccaggaacaCAGAGCGCATCACCCCAAAGTCCTTCCACTGCCCTCCTGTTGCTCAGAGAAGAGACTGTAAAATACTCCTgatagtttataaatcactgaacggcttagcaccaaaatacattaaagatctgctgttgttgtatcaaccttccagacccctCAGGTTTTCTGGTTAAAGTTTACTcagcatccccagaaccagaaccaaacatgacGAAGTAGCGTTCGGTTTCTATGCTGCACAAATCTagaataaacttccagaaaactgcaaaactgccaAAACACTGAGTCCCTTTAAACCATGGTTTGAAACACACCTGTTTAGAGCTGTCTTTGATTAGCAGCCAGTAACTGGAGAATTAGTTAACATATGTGTGATgcatttgcttgatgattttgatgacggtatttgacaaaaaaaaaaccacatttaaCCGCTTCTTTCATAATTGGTTTCTGTGCACTTTGCCTTGTTggtgaaatgtgctgtacaaataaactcgACTGAGCTTGACTACAACATTACAAGAAGGAATAGGGTAcagccccctttactctgatacaccaaaaaatttaatatatatGTCCGTCTGCATGCAATATAATCTCAGGAAACATTCTCAGGTTTCTCATCGTTCAATCCATTATTTAAAACTAAGACAGAACAAACTCATACGTTTTATCGAGtggaaaatgtaataattatagaaaaaaaaacatggattaaaaagaaagttttaaaaatgtgtatttctttttcctttactcTAATTTATTATGGAGTCATTGAACCAAGCCACATGGAAAACTCAAACTTACTAAATAGCTCAGTTCTACATAATCtttgaccaaaacaaccaagagatatcaaataaaaagtataaacaCGAACAATTACTGAAAACGTCTAGGGATATGCATACGTAGTTATGCTAGAGGCAGTAGATGACATAACTGAGTGAGATTCGTGAGAatatgtgagtgtgtgagtcAGCAGTCTGGGGCTTTCTCAGCTGAGGTTTCGTTCGCCTGCTGACGTCATAACATCACGCAGCTGAACGTTCAGAGAGGTGAA
Proteins encoded in this window:
- the LOC122829637 gene encoding Na(+)/H(+) exchange regulatory cofactor NHE-RF2-like, producing the protein MENELRPRLCFLIKGQRGYGFHLHGEKKKGGQFIRTVEPGSPADLAGLRPGDRLVEVNGENVEKESHHQVVNRICETPHRTRLLVVDRETDDYLRSQGLACTEDQAIEMGNLSPRPSPNTTPSASPVPREGSPLFLKSNLRHLFHFPAVDSPPQASSENKETRASTMTSSAPDTEVEPIPESTVELLPRLCRLVKEENGYCFNLQNDKKKGGQFVRSVDPNSPAERAGLRTGDRLVEVNGVNTKGLRHSEVVALIRSRGDEVSLLVVDQETDELFRRLGITPTIAHTKEVYVDERRAESTPPTPSPTTELPASDAPVISVTLTDSGIANTSPKSRANGSSASHSSRSSTTQSEISSSDMSFQVPEDDDSRISDPFMENGLRLSPTAAEARQKVLATRNKKRAPPMDWSRKQELFSNF